The Impatiens glandulifera unplaced genomic scaffold, dImpGla2.1, whole genome shotgun sequence genome has a segment encoding these proteins:
- the LOC124917327 gene encoding U-box domain-containing protein 35-like — protein sequence MNGNMNNRTEQHVAVAIDKDKGSQYGLKWAIDHVLTRGQTITLLHVKNRSSTITQSDNQLAKELFLPYRAFCTRKDIKSNEIIIEDIDIAKALCEYVKQNFIGMLVMGAPSKNSFVSCPFDDRFKSDIPTVVSKTAPEFCTVYIISKAKVASVRSATVPVPNPPPRPSSSSQNIMVPTTSDAQQNFLSKSAPERNHFAPRQSFEDEIRSPFDRNRMSTQSYDDFPTSDISFIGGRPSMDRLPGMSFESQESINLPRLSYSSDTDQRNSFGSPLPSGYKLSDLASNQGLSDTSMPYSGTQNMEDVEAEMRRLRQELKQTMDMYSTACKEALSAKQKAKELHRWKLEEEQRLEEARLAEEAALALAEKERAKTRAALEAAEAAQRIAELEARKRMEAETKALKESEEKKKVLDTLAQNDVRYRKYTIEEIEAATGKFSDSQKVGEGGYGPVYKCFLDHTPVAVKVLRPDAAQGRSQFQQEVEVLSCIRHPNMVLLLGACPDYGCLVYEYMANGSLEDRLLRNDKTPPLSWQMRFRIAAEIATGLLFLHQAKPEPLVHRDLKPANILLDRNFVSKISDVGLARLVPPSVADSVTQYHMTSTAGTFCYIDPEYQQTGMLGTKSDIYSLGIMLLQLITAKPPMGLTHHVERSIERGTFAEMLDQSINDWPVEEALSFAKLSLKCAELRRRDRPDLKTVILPEVNRLRALAEEQEDSMSGYNRMTTRTMMSGCGSGTGPMSASSMNQPGYETRTSQIRSNPSSYASAGDNLV from the exons ATGAACGGAAATATGAATAACAGAACCGAGCAGCATGTAGCGGTTGCAATTGACAAGGATAAAGGAAGCCAATATGGCCTCAAATGGGCTATCGATCATGTTCTTACCCGCGGCCAAACTATTACACTCCTTCACGTCAAAAACCGTTCTTccacaa TTACCCAAAGTGACAACCAACTAGCCAAGGAGCTCTTTTTGCCATACCGAGCCTTTTGTACACGCAAGGAT ATCAAATCAAATGAGATTATAATAGAAGATATAGACATTGCAAAAGCTCTATGTGAGTACGTGAAGCAAAACTTTATTGGTATGTTGGTTATGGGCGCACCCTCCAAAAATTCTTTTGTTAG ttgtccGTTTGATGACAGATTCAAGAGTGATATTCCGACCGTGGTTTCGAAGACGGCGCCAGAGTTCTGCACGGTGTACATCATCTCGAAAGCAAAGGTCGCGTCCGTCCGATCAGCTACTGTTCCTGTTCCCAATCCTCCCCCTCGTCCTTCTTCGTCCAGTCAGAACATCATGGTTCCCACTACCTCAGATGCACAACAAAACTTTTTAAGCAAAA GCGCACCGGAGAGAAATCACTTTGCTCCAAGACAATCCTTCGAAGATGAGATCAG aTCTCCGTTTGACAGAAACAGAATGTCGACCCAATCATATGACGACTTCCCTACGTCGGACATATCATTTATTGGTGGCAGGCCAAGCATGGACCGTCTACCAGGAATGTCCTTTGAGAGCCAAGAATCAATCAATCTCCCTCGGCTTTCATATAGCTCAGACACAGACCAAAGAAACAGTTTTGGCTCGCCTCTTCCATCAGGGTATAAGTTATCTGATTTAGCTTCCAATCAAGGCTTGTCAGACACTAGCATGCCTTATTCAGGCACACAGAACATG gaAGATGTTGAAGCTGAGATGAGGCGTCTTAGGCAAGAGCTGAAACAGACTATGGACATGTACAGTACAGCCTGCAAAGAAGCACTCTCCGCAAAACAGAAG GCCAAGGAACTTCATCGATGGAAACTGGAAGAGGAACAAAGGCTAGAAGAGGCACGGTTAGCAGAGGAAGCTGCACTTGCACTTGCAGAGAAAGAGAGAGCAAAAACTAGAGCAGCCCTGGAAGCTGCAGAAGCAGCACAGAGGATTGCTGAACTTGAAGCCCGGAAGAGAATGGAAGCAGAAACAAAAGCCCTTAAAGAATCAGAGGAAAAGAAGAAAGTGTTAGATACATTAGCCCAAAACGATGTCAGGTACCGCAAATACACAATAGAGGAAATTGAGGCTGCAACTGGTAAATTCTCCGATTCTCAGAAAGTAGGAGAAGGAGGTTATGGACCCGTGTACAAGTGCTTCCTAGATCATACTCCTGTTGCTGTAAAAGTCCTTCGTCCTGATGCAGCTCAAGGAAGATCGCAGTTTCAGCAAGAG GTTGAAGTGTTGAGCTGCATAAGGCATCCAAACATGGTTCTCCTCCTCGGTGCTTGCCCCGACTATGGTTGCCTAGTCTACGAATATATGGCAAACGGTAGTTTAGAAGATCGCCTTCTCAGAAACGACAAAACACCCCCACTTTCATGGCAAATGAGATTCCGCATAGCAGCTGAAATAGCCACCGGACTTCTTTTCCTCCACCAAGCAAAACCAGAGCCACTTGTCCATCGCGACCTAAAACCCGCAAACATTCTCCTCGATCGAAACTTCGTAAGCAAAATAAGCGATGTGGGTTTAGCTCGTTTGGTCCCACCGTCAGTTGCAGACAGCGTAACACAGTACCACATGACATCAACCGCCGGAACATTCTGTTACATAGACCCTGAATACCAACAAACGGGGATGCTTGGGACGAAATCCGATATTTACTCACTTGGAATTATGCTTCTCCAGCTGATAACCGCAAAACCTCCTATGGGATTGACCCATCATGTTGAGAGGTCTATTGAAAGAGGCACTTTCGCTGAGATGCTTGATCAGTCTATTAATGATTGGCCGGTAGAAGAAGCCTTGAGTTTTGCAAAATTGTCTCTCAAGTGCGCAGAATTGAGGAGGAGAGATAGGCCTGATTTGAAGACCGTTATTTTGCCTGAAGTTAATAGGTTGAGAGCTTTGGCTGAGGAGCAGGAGGATTCGATGTCTGGATATAATAGGATGACCACGAGGACGATGATGTCTGGTTGTGGGTCTGGTACTGGTCCGATGAGTGCCTCGAGTATGAATCAACCTGGTTATGAAACACGTACCTCACAGATTCGATCAAACCCTTCTTCGTATGCTTCGGCTGGAGATAATCTTGTATAG
- the LOC124917323 gene encoding 4-coumarate--CoA ligase-like 1 — protein MAQENEEYIFTSCYPTVPVSDLTLPEFVLQGSELYANNVAFVDVENGKSYTHGDVLRETKRFTKALKSVGLRKGQVVVVVLPNVPEYAIVALGIMEAGGVFSGANPSAHETEIKNQVEVADAKLIVTDAAHHEKVKALEMPVIILGEQRVENTIYWEELLEASDRTGSACLSNQEPVHQNDLCALPFSSGTTGMAKGVMLTHGNLVANLCSTLFGIDQQLIGQITILGLMPFFHIYGLTGICCATIRNKGKVVVMGRYRADTFLKCLVEHDVTFAPVVPAIVADMAKNQIFEEVGKLVKLRSIMTAAAPLAPEVLSSFKRRFPLIEVQEAYGMTEHSCITLTHGIDGIKAKKGSVGFILPNLQVKFVNPTTGTSLTKNTNGELCVRSKCVMQGYYRNEEATAETIDENGWLHTGDIGYIDDDGNVFIVDRIKELIKYKGFQVAPAHLEAVLLTHPSIEDAAVVPLPDEEAGEIPAACVVVKLNAKETREEDVIEYVAAHVSTYEKVRVVHFVDNIPRSASGKILRRILKDDMLKKINRIN, from the exons atgGCGCAAGAGAATGAAGAATACATTTTCACAAGTTGTTATCCGACGGTACCAGTGTCTGATCTCACCTTACCGGAATTTGTTCTTCAAGGGTCGGAGCTATATGCAAACAATGTCGCATTTGTGGATGTCGAAAATGGAAAGAGTTATACTCATGGGGATGTTTTGAGAGAAACCAAGAGGTTCACCAAGGCCCTTAAATCAGTGGGGTTGAGGAAAGGCCAAGTGGTAGTGGTTGTTCTTCCTAATGTGCCTGAGTATGCAATTGTGGCGCTAGGAATTATGGAAGCGGGAGGTGTATTTTCTGGAGCCAATCCTTCAGCACATGAAACTGAGATTAAAAATCAAGTGGAGGTTGCAGATGCCAAGCTTATAGTTACAGACGCCGCTCACCATGAAAAG GTGAAAGCTTTGGAGATGCCGGTCATCATTCTAGGGGAGCAACGAGTGGAAAACACGATTTACTGGGAAGAACTCCTTGAAGCATCTGATAGAACCGGAAGTGCGTGTCTATCGAACCAAGAACCAGTCCACCAGAACGACCTATGCGCCCTGCCTTTCTCCTCTGGGACGACAGGAATGGCCAAAGGTGTAATGTTAACCCATGGCAACCTTGTAGCCAATCTATGCTCCACCCTCTTTGGCATCGATCAACAACTCATTGGGCAAATCACTATTCTAGGGTTAATGCCATTTTTCCACATTTATGGTTTGACTGGAATTTGTTGCGCAACAATAAGGAACAAAGGGAAAGTTGTGGTAATGGGAAGGTATAGAGCCGACACTTTTCTTAAGTGTTTGGTTGAACATGACGTGACTTTTGCTCCCGTGGTGCCAGCCATTGTCGCCGATATGGCCAAGAATCAGATTTTTGAGGAAGTTGGGAAGTTGGTGAAGCTCCGATCTATCATGACAGCAGCCGCTCCTCTAGCACCAGAAGTGCTCTCTTCGTTTAAGCGAAGGTTTCCTCTTATTGAAGTCCAAGAA GCCTATGGAATGACAGAGCACAGCTGCATTACACTCACGCATGGGATCGATGGCATTAAAGCAAAGAAGGGTTCGGTTGGATTTATCCTGCCAAATCTACAGGTGAAGTTTGTCAATCCCACCACAGGTACTTCCCTTACCAAGAATACCAATGGTGAACTATGTGTAAGAAGCAAGTGTGTTATGCAAG GATACTATAGGAATGAAGAAGCAACTGCTGAGACCATAGATGAAAATGGATGGCTTCATACAGGGGATATTGGGTATATTGATGATGATGGAAATGTCTTCATTGTTGATCGCATTAAAGAGCTCATCAAATACAAAGGCTTccaa GTTGCACCAGCTCACTTAGAGGCTGTCCTTCTAACCCATCCATCCATTGAAGATGCCGCTGTTGTGCC GTTGCCAGATGAAGAAGCAGGGGAGATACCAGCAGCTTGTGTGGTGGTGAAATTAAATGCCAAAGAGACAAGAGAGGAGGATGTGATCGAGTATGTGGCTGCTCATGTATCAACCTACGAGAAAGTGAGGGTGGTTCACTTCGTTGATAATATTCCTAGGTCAGCATCAGGAAAAATACTCAGACGGATCCTTAAAGATGATATGCTTAAAAAGATTAACCGGATAAACTGA